In Acinetobacter piscicola, a single window of DNA contains:
- the trpB gene encoding tryptophan synthase subunit beta, giving the protein MTDLYTGDGPDELGRFGQFGGKYMPESLMLAINQLETAFNEIKHDPQFWAEYQQLLNDFVGRPSPLFYAKNLTALCGGAKIYLKREDLNHTGAHKINNCIGQILLARKMGKSRIIAETGAGQHGVATATVCALFNMKCVIFMGETDVQRQQMNVERMKLLGAEVHSVKKGNATLKDAMNEALQDWIRHVDSTYYLLGTGAGPHPYPMMVREFQKIIGKEAREQILLKEQKLPDALVACIGGGSNAIGLMHAFLKDEQVQCFGVEAGGKGLDTAYHAASLSGGKPGVLHGNLTYLLQDEDGQIIEAHSISAGLDYPGVGPEHALLKETGRVNYVSATDDEAIAAFKLLTQKEGIIPALESSHAIAFACKLAKSMHSEQVIIVNLSGRGDKDMHSVKNYDNNNKEV; this is encoded by the coding sequence ATGACAGATTTATATACAGGCGATGGACCAGATGAACTTGGGCGTTTTGGGCAGTTTGGTGGTAAATATATGCCTGAAAGCTTGATGTTAGCAATTAATCAACTTGAAACTGCATTTAATGAAATCAAACATGATCCTCAATTTTGGGCTGAATATCAGCAATTATTAAATGATTTTGTCGGGCGTCCAAGTCCATTATTTTATGCAAAAAATCTAACAGCTTTGTGTGGTGGTGCAAAAATTTATTTAAAGCGTGAAGATTTAAATCATACAGGTGCACATAAAATCAATAATTGTATTGGACAGATTTTATTGGCACGCAAAATGGGGAAAAGCCGCATCATTGCTGAAACAGGTGCAGGGCAGCATGGCGTAGCAACGGCGACAGTATGTGCCTTATTTAACATGAAATGTGTCATTTTTATGGGGGAGACAGATGTACAGCGTCAACAGATGAATGTTGAGCGGATGAAATTGTTAGGTGCAGAAGTCCACAGTGTGAAAAAAGGCAATGCAACCTTAAAAGATGCCATGAATGAAGCCTTACAGGATTGGATTCGTCATGTAGACAGTACTTATTATCTGCTCGGGACAGGCGCGGGGCCGCATCCCTATCCGATGATGGTACGTGAATTTCAAAAAATTATTGGAAAAGAAGCCCGTGAGCAAATTTTACTAAAAGAACAAAAACTTCCGGATGCTTTAGTGGCATGTATTGGTGGGGGTTCAAATGCAATTGGTTTAATGCATGCCTTTTTAAAAGATGAACAGGTGCAATGTTTTGGTGTTGAAGCTGGCGGTAAAGGTTTAGATACTGCTTATCATGCAGCTTCATTGTCAGGGGGCAAGCCCGGTGTTTTACATGGAAATTTGACCTATTTATTACAAGATGAGGATGGTCAAATTATTGAGGCACACTCTATTTCAGCTGGTTTAGATTATCCAGGTGTAGGTCCTGAACATGCTTTATTAAAGGAAACAGGACGAGTTAATTATGTCAGTGCAACCGATGACGAAGCCATTGCTGCCTTTAAATTACTCACGCAAAAAGAAGGTATTATTCCTGCATTAGAAAGTTCACATGCCATTGCTTTTGCATGTAAATTGGCGAAAAGCATGCATTCCGAACAGGTCATTATTGTCAATTTGAGTGGTCGTGGTGATAAAGACATGCATAGCGTGAAAAATTACGACAATAACAATAAGGAAGTATAA
- a CDS encoding LysR substrate-binding domain-containing protein produces MPKYQLPPLNALRMFEAVARHSSFSMAADELCVTHSAVSHQIKQLEAWVGKKLLIRHAHGAALTVDGQALFSSCVQLFSGLDQCLEQIRQQPTQHELVLATPTSFMAHWLIPKLENFEAQYPEICIKLMSSNDLKLFEKNQIDALILSHSQLDKLPEHIQNITLFQDRIGPVCTPQRARKLHHISDIFQHTLLHTQSNQQAWQLWATQHKLDISQAKQQRYFEHLNLMIEAAASDLGIAIAPQSLVEKELLSGRLIAPFGFVECGLLFSLCYLKKSIKNEHIQSLQHWLITQNSSACSASL; encoded by the coding sequence ATGCCTAAATATCAACTTCCACCACTCAACGCACTACGCATGTTTGAAGCTGTAGCACGTCATAGTAGTTTTAGCATGGCGGCAGATGAATTATGTGTCACACATAGCGCAGTGAGTCATCAAATCAAACAACTTGAGGCTTGGGTTGGAAAAAAATTACTGATTCGTCATGCACATGGTGCAGCCTTAACTGTAGATGGGCAGGCATTATTTAGTAGCTGTGTACAACTTTTTAGCGGATTAGATCAGTGCCTTGAACAAATCCGTCAACAACCCACACAACATGAGTTAGTTTTAGCTACGCCCACAAGCTTTATGGCACATTGGCTAATTCCTAAATTAGAAAATTTTGAAGCGCAATATCCTGAAATTTGCATCAAACTGATGAGTAGTAATGATCTAAAATTATTCGAAAAAAATCAAATTGATGCGTTAATTCTTAGCCATAGCCAACTGGATAAACTCCCAGAACATATTCAAAATATTACTTTATTTCAAGACCGGATCGGACCTGTATGTACACCACAACGTGCACGAAAATTACATCACATTTCCGATATTTTTCAGCATACGCTATTACACACCCAATCCAACCAACAGGCTTGGCAACTGTGGGCGACACAACATAAACTCGATATTTCGCAAGCCAAACAACAACGCTATTTTGAACATCTCAATTTGATGATTGAAGCGGCGGCATCCGATCTTGGCATTGCCATCGCACCGCAGAGTTTAGTGGAAAAAGAACTTTTAAGCGGACGGTTGATTGCTCCATTTGGCTTTGTCGAATGTGGTTTATTATTTTCTTTATGCTACCTAAAAAAATCAATAAAAAATGAGCATATTCAATCGCTACAACATTGGCTGATCACGCAAAATTCAAGCGCATGTTCTGCTTCATTATAG